CCTCCTTGTGCACacagcttttgggttttttgtctatttctttttaagcCCTCCTTGTAAACGAGTTAGGGGTGTCAGAATGTGAAGCAGCTCTAACGCGATACGGAGAACACAAACCACCCGCGCGTGTGATTCGGGCATGTGGAGCTCATTTGATGGGGGCCAGAACCACATATTGAAATGTAACCCCCGATAGGGAATCCAAGAGAGCGAAATGTTTAGAAACATAACTACCGCAGAGAGAGAGGGCCTAACGCTGCGATAGTTTTGGGAATCGACCACGGACTGGGTACACAAGGAGGATTCGAAAGCTCATCTTGCAAAATAACaatcaagattttttaaacaCCAGGATTTCTCAACTTTATTAAATGAAGGTACAGGCCACCCNNNNNNNNNNNNNNNNNNNNNNNNNNNNNNNNNNNNNNNNNNNNNNNNNNNNNNNNNNNNNNNNNNNNNNNNNNNNNNNNNNNNNNNNNNNNNNNNNNNNNNNNNNNNNNNNNNNNNNNNNNNNNNNNNNNNNNNNNNNNNNNNNNNNNNNNNNNNNNNNNNNNNNNNNNNNNNNNNNNNNNNNNNNNNNNNNNNNNNNNNNNNNNNNNNNNNNNNNNNNNNNNNNNNNNNNNNNNNNNNNNNNNNNNNNNNNNNNNNNNNNNNNNNNNNNNNNNNNNNNNNNNNNNNNNNNNNNNNNNNNNNNNNNNNNNNNNNNNNNNNNNNNNNNNNNNNNNNNNNNNNNNNNNNNNNNNNNNNNNNNNNNNNNNNNNNNNNNNNNNNNNNNNNNNNNNNNNNNNNNNNNNNNNNNNNNNNNNNNNNNNNNNNNNNNNNNNNNNNNNNNNNNNNNNNNNNNNNNNNNNNNNNNNNNNNNNNNNNNNNNNNNNNNNNNNNNNNNNNNNNNNNNNNNNNNNNNNNNNNNNNNNNNNNNNNNNNNNNNNNNNNNNNNNNNNNNNNNNNNNNNNNNNNNNNNNNNNNNNNNNNNNNNNNNNNNNNNNNNNNNNNNNNNNNNNNNNNNNNNNNNNNNNNNNNNNNNNNNNNNNNNNNNNNNNNNNNNNNNNNNNNNNNNNNNNNNNNNNNNNNNNNNNNNNNNNNNNNNNNNNNNNNNNNNNNNNNNNNNNNNNNNNNNNNNNNNNNNNNNNNNNNNNNNNNNNNNNNNNNNNNNNNNNNNNNNNNNNNNNNNNNNNNNNNNNNNNNNNNNNNNNNNNNNNNNNNNNNNNNNNNNNNNNNNNNNNNNNNNNNNNNNNNNNNNNNNNNNNNNNNNNNNNNNNNNNNNNNNNNNNNNNNNNNNNNNNNNNNNNNNNNNNNNNNNNNNNNNNNNNNNNNNNNNNNNNNNNNNNNNNNNNNNNNNNNNNNNNNNNNNNNNNNNNNNNNNNNNNNNNNNNNNNNNNNNNNNNNNNNNNNNNNNNNNNNNNNNNNNNNNNNNNNNNNNNNNNNNNNNNNNNNNNNNNNNNNNNNNNNNNNNNNNNNNNNNNNNNNNNNNNNNNNNNNNNNNNNNNNNNNNNNNNNNNNNNNNNNNNNNNNNNNNNNNNNNNNNNNNNNNNNNNNNNNNNNNNNNNNNNNNNNNNNNNNNNNNNNNNNNNNNNNNNNNNNNNNNNNNNNNNNNNNNNNNNNNNNNNNNNNNNNNNNNNNNNNNNNNNNNNNNNNNNNNNNNNNNNNNNNNNNNNNNNNNNNNNNNNNNNNNNNNNNNNNNNNNNNNNNNNNNNNNNNNNNNNNNNNNNNNNNNNNNNNNNNNNNNNNNNNNNNNNNNNNNNNNNNNNNNNNNNNNNNNNNNNNNNNNNNNNNNNNNNNNNNNNNNNNNNNNNNNNNNNNNNNNNNNNNNNNNNNNNNNNNNNNNNNNNNNNNNNNNNNNNNNNNNNNNNNNNNNNNNNNNNNNNNNNNNNNNNNNNNNNNNNNNNNNNNNNNNNNNNNNNNNNNNNNNNNNNNNNNNNNNNNNNNNNNNNNNNNNNNNNNNNNNNNNNNNNNNNNNNNNNNNNNNNNNNNNNNNNNNNNNNNNNNNNNNNNNNNNNNNNNNNNNNNNNNNNNNNNNNNNNNNNNNNNNNNNNNNNNNNNNNNNNNNNNNNNNNNNNNNNNNNNNNNNNNNNNNNNNNNNNNNNNNNNNNNNNNNNNNNNNNNNNNNNNNNNNNNNNNNNNNNNNNNNNNNNNNNNNNNNNNNNNNNNNNNNNNNNNNNNNNNNNNNNNNNNNNNNNNNNNNNNNNNNNNNNNNNNNNNNNNNNNNNNNNNNNNNNNNNNNNNNNNNNNNNNNNNNNNNNNNNNNNNNNNNNNNNNNNNNNNNNNNNNNNNNNNNNNNNNNNNNNNNNNNNNNNNNNNNNNNNNNNNNNNNNNNNNNNNNNNNNNNNNNNNNNNNNNNNNNNNNNNNNNNNNNNNNNNNNNNNNNNNNNNNNNNNNNNNNNNNNNNNNNNNNNNNNNNNNNNNNNNNNNNNNNNNNNNNNNNNNNNNNNNNNNNNNNNNNNNNNNNNNNNNNNNNNNNNNNNNNNNNNNNNNNNNNNNNNNNNNNNNNNNNNNNNNNNNNNNNNNNNNNNNNNNNNNNNNNNNNNNNNNNNNNNNNNNNNNNNNNNNNNNNNNNNNNNNNNNNNNNNNNNNNNNNNNNNNNNNNNNNNNNNNNNNNNNNNNNNNNNNNNNNNNNNNNNNNNNNNNNNNNNNNNNNNNNNNNNNNNNNNNNNNNNNNNNNNNNNNNNNNNNNNNNNNNNNNNNNNNNNNNNNNNNNNNNNNNNNNNNNNNNNNNNNNNNNNNNNNNNNNNNNNNNNNNNNNNNNNNNNNNNNNNNNNNNNNNNNNNNNNNNNNNNNNNNNNNNNNNNNNNNNNNNNNNNNNNNNNNNNNNNNNNNNNNNNNNNNNNNNNNNNNNNNNNNNNNNNNNNNNNNNNNNNNNNNNNNNNNNNNNNNNNNNNNNNNNNNNNNNNNNNNNNNNNNNNNNNNNNNNNNNNNNNNNNNNNNNNNNNNNNNNNNNNNNNNNNNNNNNNNNNNNNNNNNNNNNNNNNNNNNNNNNNNNNNNNNNNNNNNNNNNNNNNNNNNNNNNNNNNNNNNNNNNNNNNNNNNNNNNNNNNNNNNNNNNNNNNNNNNNNNNNNNNNNNNNNNNNNNNNNNNNNNNNNNNNNNNNNNNNNNNNNNNNNNNNNNNNNNNNNNNNNNNNNNNNNNNNNNNNNNNNNNNNNNNNNNNNNNNNNNNNNNNNNNNNNNNNNNNNNNNNNNNNNNNNNNNNNNNNNNNNNNNNNNNNNNNNNNNNNNNNNNNNNNNNNNNNNNNNNNNNNNNNNNNNNNNNNNNNNNNNNNNNNNNNNNNNNNNNNNNNNNNNNNNNNNNNNNNNNNNNNNNNNNNNNNNNNNNNNNNNNNNNNNNNNNNNNNNNNNNNNNNNNNNNNNNNNNNNNNNNNNNNNNNNNNNNNNNNNNNNNNNNNNNNNNNNNNNNNNNNNNNNNNNNNNNNNNNNNNNNNNNNNNNNNNNNNNNNNNNNNNNNNNNNNNNNNNNNNNNNNNNNNNNNNNNNNNNNNNNNNNNNNNNNNNNNNNNNNNNNNNNNNNNNNNNNNNNNNNNNNNNNNNNNNNNNNNNNNNNNNNNNNNNNNNNNNNNNNNNNNNNNNNNNNNNNNNNNNNNNNNNNNNNNNNNNNNNNNNNNNNNNNNNNNNNNNNNNNNNNNNNNNNNNNNNNNNNNNNNNNNNNNNNNNNNNNNNNNNNNNNNNNNNNNNNNNNNNNNNNNNNNNNNNNNNNNNNNNNNNNNNNNNNNNNNNNNNNNNNNNNNNNNNNNNNNNNNNNNNNNNNNNNNNNNNNNNNNNNNNNNNNNNNNNNNNNNNNNNNNNNNNNNNNNNNNNNNNNNNNNNNNNNNNNNNNNNNNNNNNNNNNNNNNNNNNNNNNNNNNNNNNNNNNNNNNNNNNNNNNNNNNNNNNNNNNNNNNNNNNNNNNNNNNNNNNNNNNNNNNNNNNNNNNNNNNNNNNtttttttttttttttttttttttactatttaaacaGCAACAGACGCATAGTTATGTAAAAATATCTCGGCCTTTTCTGATGAAGAGATTAGAGAATGTTGTGAGCAGGACGTCTTCTGGTGGGCAGAGAATCCCAAGTTCCTCATCCACAGGTAATCCCTTGCCCACAATAATTTGGGGCTGGTTCTGTTGGTAAAGCACAGCACATTGTGACATTTACGTTTTATTTTCAGAGTCACATGGGCATCTATCAGCTGAAAGAAATTTGCATTTCAGTTAGGACTGATTTTGTTAGCATTTGTAGCTTTCTGTGCAGACATAATACAAACTGTGGGAAGGAGTCGAAAAGTGGAGGGTTGAGGGGGAAAATGCATGCTATGAGAAGGTCCCTGAGATGACTGGCATTCATGTTATTCAGACAGTCTGCAATTTGCTGTCCATACATTCACCCCTGAACCATTGTGAGAAGCTCTGTCTCCACAGCCTCTTCCAAACTTCCATGGAAACCCTATCCTTTCTGTGAGAAACACGGTGATCCCAAGACCTTCCTACTCCCCTTATTCAGCTGCCTGACCTTAGCTATTTCCCAGCCCACACCCCCCACCTTTCACCTTtcaacactcacacacacacccacacactcacacacacacttgtttaaACTTGTTAAACCCTTGTTTAACTATAGCTTCCAAACCTTGATTTGCAAGTTTCTTGATGAAAAGTTAGCAGAAAGAGTTTCAGGAAAACCTGGGACGTAATGGTCCACATGGTGTAGTGAAGACTCACCGTCACATTGCTTAAGAAACTGGGTGTTACACGCTACTAATGagtcgttgaacactacatcagaaactaacgatgcactgtatgctggctaactgaaaagaaagaaagaaagaagaaagaaagaaagaaagaaagaaagaaagaaagaaagaaagaaagagaaagaaagaaagaaagaaacagttccATCAGAACCTAGGGATGATGGAAGCAAGCACTTGCTCCAAGGCCCCTATCTACACCTGAATGGAAACTGGTGTGTGTTTTGCAAAACATGCATCAGCTACCACACATACCAGTTAACTGATATTGATAAGGAAGTTCATGTgggaaacaaatttaaattatcatctttattatttacttttttttcctccagactAATTATGTTCCACATTATCATACAGCTTTTGATTATATATTATACCTAGTCCATACACACAGTAGTGTATCATAAATGATTACCATACCAAGAAATGAACATTATGTGAAATTATAAACTTTCCTTTTGAGAAGAGGTCAGTATATTTAGGCTCTGCACCCCAGCATTAGAAGACTCAAGAGCTTCCCATCATATTCGTCTTGCCTCCTGACACAGCATTAGTAATTATAACTGGATCCAACTTTCAGCCTCCGGTGTGGCCCCGCTCGGCAGTGGTCTTTGCAAGgctttatattcttttcaagccAGACAGGATGAtgaattaaatttggaaaaaggtaagaatcattttcaaatagtttGATTGCCTTACCATGTTGTGATCTTTCACTTGAATAAAAACTCCTGTCTTTGTTACAACAGCCTTACAAGTTACCACACCATCAAATCATCGCAGGTTTATAATCaccctttttcaaaaataaagataagcacaccaaaaataaaagtcatataataaaaatagctaacatttattcagtgtttaCTAAGTGCAAGACATAGCTGCAAGCACATTGTCCCATTTAATGTTCATAAAAGCCCTTTGAGTTAGGTATTATTgtctattcccattttactgttGAGAGACTGAGGCGTAGAAAGGGTAAGTACTTTGGCTGATGTTAGAGGAAGTGATAGTGCAGTCTTTGAACTCAGAAACCCAGAGTCATGCTTCTTATCACAATGCTAACTGGGGTAGAATGTCAGTAATAGAAAGTTATTAGAAAGGTGGcctcacctttttctttttcagaaagctAAACAcacaggaatgtaaaatgatttcCCCTCATGGCTCAGGGTAAGGGTGAGTTCTAGAAGCCAGGTCAGAGAACTCCCAGTTTAATGCTTCTCCCACTTACCTctcagaaaaaatgttttatggcCAACCCAGGAAATGGCCCCCTTTTCTGTGTCACAGATTTTGGTTGAACACCCAGGAAATGGCCCCCTTTTCTGTGTCAAAGATTTTGGTTGAACACAGAAAGGTTTGCCGTCATGGGTTATATAGACCTcaacattaaataagaaaaagtcacTAGCCTCACCTTTCTTTGTGTGTCCAATTAGCAACCATATTTGGATGTTAAAGCTAAGGCAGAGATCTGGCAATGAAAAGGTGAGTGAGAGAAAGTTGTGTTGCAGGAGAGAGCTTATTACCTACGAGCAGGACATGGCGCCCAGAGCCAACAGGAAGTCTCGATGGATTTTGCAGCCATACGACACGTTTTTGCTATTGGTTAACGGGTGCTTCCTTTTCAGTTTGCCAGCCAGATTTCCTGCAGCAATTACTTTTCCTTCtagctcaaaaataaataaataaagataagacaaaaggaaatagaaagtagaCCCTCTCCTCCATTCACCTTAAACCAATATTGCCTTTATTTAAAAGTTGGAAGAGTTCTGGATGTCACTTTGTTCTTCATGATGTCATCCCAGGGTTACCTACAGCAGTGAGTAAATGAAATGCTGCATTCCCACTTCCCATGTGAATAAAAAGCACATTCCCCAGATGCCACCTAGACCCCAGGGCCTGTGTTTGAGTTACATAGGTACACAATAAATTgattctcttctttgtcttcagTTCTGTTGGCAGCAAAGTCTGCTTATACTTTATATCGTAAGTGGGTTCAAGTAAACGGAGCCATCAGAGGCTTAGGGAAGCTGGCAACAagtctttaaattatttgtttgaaTTCCTGTTAGTAGACTGTGTCAATATGCTGACCTGAGATCTGCTGGCCTGAGAGAACTCACTGGAGGTAG
This is a stretch of genomic DNA from Ailuropoda melanoleuca isolate Jingjing unplaced genomic scaffold, ASM200744v2 unplaced-scaffold6953, whole genome shotgun sequence. It encodes these proteins:
- the LOC117800393 gene encoding nostrin-like yields the protein MKRLENVVSRTSSGGQRIPSSSSTASGVAPLGSGLCKALYSFQARQDDELNLEKGDIVTIYRKQEEGWWFGSLNGKKGHFPASYVEELPSSAGNPATQA